The genome window CATTTTCTATCGTAAGGTCTTCAATTATGTTTTTTGTTTAAAAGAGCTTACGGAATAGTCCTTTAGGCATTTGAAGAGGACCATAATTTGTTGGAAAGAAATAACTTATGCGTATTCTAATATTCTTTAGCCTCTAAAGAATATTATTGATATAAACCTTAAATATTTGTATAATACATTTTCACTATATATACATATGTATATATAAATCTAAATATATTTTTATAAATTTAACGAAAGGGGAGCGCTTTATGGGAGCATCTCATTTAACAGAGAAAAATTTTGAGCAGGAAGTCGTCAATTCAGAGATTCCAGTTTTGGTTGATTTTTGGGCGGAATGGTGCGGTCCTTGCAAGATGATGAGTCCAATTCTTGATGAGTTGGCTGATGAATTGGCTGGAAAGGCTAAGGTCGCGAAGGTTAATGTGGATGAAGCTCAAAGCTTAGCTGTAAAATACGGGATCATGTCTATCCCAGCATTTATTTTGTTTAAAAATGGTGAAGCTGTTGATCAGGTTGTCGGAGCTGTGGCAAAGGATCAGTTATTAGAGCAAATTAATAAGAATTTATAAATTAGGGCAGGACGAGAGGACGCTGAGAGATGATTTTGACTATTCTGAAATCAAAAATTGCAAATGCTTGCGTGACAGAGGCTGAGCTGTATTATGAAGGAAGTATTACTGTTGATGAAGCAATCTTAAAAAGTGTTGGTATTCTCCCTGGAGAAAAAGTTGAGCTTTTAAATATAAATACTGGTTCTAGAATTGAAACGTATGCTATTGCGGGAAAAGAAAACTCGGGAGTTGTTTGTCTGAACGGTCCTGCAGCTCGATCAGGATGCGTAGGAGACAAG of Candidatus Omnitrophota bacterium contains these proteins:
- the trxA gene encoding thioredoxin, whose amino-acid sequence is MGASHLTEKNFEQEVVNSEIPVLVDFWAEWCGPCKMMSPILDELADELAGKAKVAKVNVDEAQSLAVKYGIMSIPAFILFKNGEAVDQVVGAVAKDQLLEQINKNL
- a CDS encoding aspartate 1-decarboxylase; translation: MILTILKSKIANACVTEAELYYEGSITVDEAILKSVGILPGEKVELLNINTGSRIETYAIAGKENSGVVCLNGPAARSGCVGDKLIILSYCFLEENQAKTHKAKVVYLDDQNKVKN